The window TAGGAAAATTGCATagtgctgatgaaaacacgtGATAATGCAAAGTCATGtacaaaatcaaatcaaaatgattttcttctttctattaCCCTTTTTCCTTAAGGACAATTAgtgggaagaagaaaaagatgaaaccCTTTCCTCTCAAGTTGCATCTCTTGAATATGATGAaaggataaaaaaaagtaGTGGATGGGGTTAAGTGAAAATTATTCGAATGGTTTTCTTCTCCcccctcttttctttttttttttttcctttatatttcttttcctATGATATGTTACAAggtatattaattattttttttcatcttaaaCAATCTAATCATACTGTTATTGTCTTCTCCTAGCTAGTACATTCAGCCAGCTATATCCTTCCAATTAATTGCCTTCGACTGAGCAATTAAATGCTGTTTATTTTCGTTTTCCCCCTTAGTCTAGGATATGGGAACATggttcatttaatttattgctGAAATTTAAGAATTTCATTTCCCATTATACCTTAGTTTAATTACCTAGCTAGCTATAGTAGATGTTGGACTGAGCCAATTATAGAGTAATAACACTCATGTTTAAatagaaattcaaaattatttatcagGGTGGGAAAATGGGAATCATCATATGAATTTCCTTATATTATATGAAGTCCAAGATTCCAACCATAAAATAAGCTGATctgcttaaaattaattgttagAATAAGACCTGGAACATAAGGTGGCTAGAAGCTGGGAAGGAATAAGTATTctaatatgaatatattttgtcATGCATATGACaattgttgaattttatagGTTAATTATAACACAATTTAATAAGAAAGACTTTGTTTGTTAATTGGGTTTAGACAATAATTTAATAAGTAGACCATTACTAAAATTTTGTCAATCTGTTGGAAGATATATGTGACGTAGTCATTGTATATTAAACAAGAACCTAAATACTTAAATTCGATCAAGAGAAAGGCATCATATAGATCTTGATATcagtataaaattttattgcaCTTCGAAGAATAATGGCTGAGCCCTTATCCCAAAAATCATGTGCTTGAATTAAGCTATAAAATTACCTCAAAATAAAGCTTTTTCagttaatttatcttttaatttatacatcAAAATGCTTAAGTCGATTGGTCAGAATTATACTCAATTCTACCAGCAAATTTGTGatccaaaaaagaaattaaattaattgacCTCTTCACTTCGAGGGTTTCAAGCATCACATGTGTGAATTCAAAGGGGGGATACAAAGAATTGGTCTTCCTCAAAAATGGCAGAGACACAAGAGCCCTACTGCAATGGAAGAGGGCTGCTTTGGTTTGGTCAGACATGTGGGGCTATTAAATGTATGCTCAAGCAGAGTGATGCAGTAGGCTGCTCCATTGAGGAAATGCcaatgaggaaaaaaaaaaagaaggagaaTGTCTCTGGTAAAacctataattattttttaaaaagttttaacaTAAATTCTAAAATATACATAACCTATGAAAGATCAAATGATTTGacttaaaacttaaaacaGTTTTGGAAGATGTGTGCtttctcctcttttttttgGGGTTATTCTATTACAAAACCTGTGTGTCTAACTGCAGCATGCTTTTAAGTAAAGTTGCACTCAAACTATACaactataataataataacaataactTTAAAGAGAAACTACAATTGTTTTACAGGGAAAGCAGAAAAAAATAATGCTGCTCTTGAAAATGAATGtgtatctatatatatttatacatttaTCTTGTGCTCTTTCTGCAGAATAGCCACTGCTATCTTGTTGATAGCATAAAATAATCTTTTGAGGttgctttttattttactaCAAAATATATGAAAGACATACAGACACAAACAGGCATATATGTAGGTGCTCCTTATCTGCCAACCTACAAAATCAAACACAAAAACATGACATGAAATTTAGGACAGTCCCTTTAGTAGTTCATCATCTGTGCAAAAGTGGGATTAACCAAGGCATAAAGCAGGAGATTAAAAAAGAATGCTATTGATTAGCAAAACACAAATCTTTATAATAAGAGGATGCCTTTTCCTGCAgcaatataaatattaaatatacaTATAGTTTTTTGTATCTGTCTAATCCATCATGCATAATCAAAGAAACTATACTCTACTTAGAatcaaatgaaagaaaaaaatataaaataagtaatccaaccaagaaagatatgtaaaagggaaaaaacaCTAGCTCAGATGAACaattcaataatttgaatTGGAGGATATGGAGAACAATTTAAAAGAGTAGTCTAAATCATCATCTTTTATTGCAAACAGAAAAGAAGCAAAGGGAAAGAGAGAGTTTAATATACAATGAGATCACCcaaggtttttcttttgttcacaATCCCCTCTTTTTGCTATTTTCTTCCAGTCTCTATCTCTAGATACAAACACAACATTTTTGTAAGATCTAAGAAAATTAAGTCTCACTCTCTTATACGAAGCTGCAGCTCCAATAATTATTAGTAAGGCGGCCGCCCATGCGCCCAAGCATAGGCTTCATGCCCTAGTTGCCCTCCATTGGCGAGTAGATTAGGGGGTAAATTGTATATTGGCAGTGAAGATGGATCGGGCAGACCTGTCTGTGGGCCGCTACTTCCAATTGCCGGTGGGGAATTACCTGCTCCTCCTTGGATCTGTCCTCCATGGCCACCACTGCCAGcttcttcatcatcttctATAGGCAGTCTTTCATAAGTTGCGTTTGCAAATGTTGCTGCAATGACCATAACAGGCCCTGCTGCAATCAGTGAACCTACAACGCTTCCACCAACGACTTGGCCTTGACCACCTGCTAGGTACACCGTGAGCCCTGTTGAGCCTGGTGGTGCTGGTCCAGGCAGAAAAGCCCCCGTTAAAGACAAGATTTCGAACCTTCCATGGAGAGCAACCACAGCTCCTGGTGCTGCTGGTTGTCTTAGTGTAACGTTAGCCACGGAGCCACTGCCGCTGAGCACACAAACCCCACGTTGTCTTCTTCGAGCGAATTGGGCTATGCTTTCAGCTACATCAGTGCCGCTTGCAACTTCCATGACATGGCTACGGAGCGCGTTTGGGCTGTCCCGAGTGACGAAAATGGGTGGCTTAGGCTTGTTTTTGGAGCCCGGAGGACGGCCTCTGGGTCTCCGGGTACCAACCTCGACTGCCCCTTCTTTAGGCTCATCGCCGGTGTCTctatcttcatcttcatcccCTCTGCCGTTGCTTCTACTGTTGCTCGTGTCGTTCATGGAAATTTCAAGGTCACGTTTGCTTAAGGCTGGTGAATTGCCTGCCGGGTCCATGCCCGGAAGACTCACCTGATTAGCCCACCAAGGATTCGCCAGGGTTGCAAATTGAATTCAACACACAATTAGTAacgaaaaagaagaacaaaaggacCAGAATTGGCGGACCTTGATCACTTTCTTCTAACAAGTTAATTGAAGGGTTTGAGATCAGAGAGAGTTAAGTTAAAGAAGAAGTCAGCAAGGAGAAAGGGTTTGCTTGCTGCCTCAACAGGGTTCTTTTTCTACTCGTTACTTGCCATAACACTTTTCACAAATTTTgatgagaaagagagaattagcTGAGAAGGTGATAAGACAAGGGATGAGAAGGTTGTAGGAAGAGAGAATTAGATGCAATTCCCAAACGCAGAATCaagtagagagagaagaaaataaaagagaacCAACTAATCTCCCTGGTGAAGATGAATCAACTATAGATCAACGACCCAGAAAAATTTGATCAAACAAAGAACCCTTGATAGCATCAAACacagagagaaaaagagagagagagagagaggaagaaaggaaagagaaagaataaaCTAAAGCACTGAGAGAGAAATTTGCAGtatttaaaagaagaaaacgtAAAACAAGATTGGATCAaatgttcttttctttctttctaggTTGAAACTGTGTTGTGTTTTGATTTGGGGAGCTACCGGGTGCGTGCgtatattactattatta is drawn from Theobroma cacao cultivar B97-61/B2 chromosome 4, Criollo_cocoa_genome_V2, whole genome shotgun sequence and contains these coding sequences:
- the LOC18603163 gene encoding AT-hook motif nuclear-localized protein 20, with product MDPAGNSPALSKRDLEISMNDTSNSRSNGRGDEDEDRDTGDEPKEGAVEVGTRRPRGRPPGSKNKPKPPIFVTRDSPNALRSHVMEVASGTDVAESIAQFARRRQRGVCVLSGSGSVANVTLRQPAAPGAVVALHGRFEILSLTGAFLPGPAPPGSTGLTVYLAGGQGQVVGGSVVGSLIAAGPVMVIAATFANATYERLPIEDDEEAGSGGHGGQIQGGAGNSPPAIGSSGPQTGLPDPSSLPIYNLPPNLLANGGQLGHEAYAWAHGRPPY